The Desulfobacterales bacterium DNA segment TTCCCAGTCCCCGTGCAACTATCCCGATTATTCGGTTGCCAAATGTCTTATCCAAAAGGCGTCTTTTTAATCCGAACAATCTCTTTAACGCCCCCGAGGCAACGGTTGACGCGTACCACTCGAGGTGAATATCCGCCAGTAGTTCGTGGTGGAGATGGATCAATTGAATGCCAAAAACATCTCCCATTTTTTTAAGCGTGTCATCACTCCACCAGGTCAAATGATGAGGTGGCATGTTCAGTATACCATTTTCTACTTCCGTCAAAAAGGAGTCTGCACTTGGGACAGAGCAAATCAGCAATCCTCCAGGCTTCAAACAGGTTATAGCCGATTCGATAAAACCATGCAAATTCACTATGTGCTCCAGTACCTGGAAAAAACAGACCACATCATATTCTTTGGGATGTTTTTCCGCATGTTTCTCTATCGTCTCCGTTAAAATGGTAGCGCCGTTTTCCCCGCCGGCGCTTGCTGCTTCCATACTGAGTTCGAGTCCTACATAATCCCCGGTTTCAACTTTTAGGGCGAAGGCCCCCTTTCCGCAGCCAACTTCAAGAACTTTGTCTGTAGGCTTGAGGAATTTCCGTGCAAAATCATATTCTTCCTTTTCATCAAGATAGTACCATTCGTATTTCTGAAGCTGTCGGTAAAATACACCACTGCCCGTTGGCGCAGGGGAAAAAAAGCTCAAACCGCACCCCTTGCAGCCGGCAAAAGAAATTCGGCTGCTCACAGATATTTCCTGCCGAACGTCTATATTTAAATAAGCCTTGTATGCGGAAATAAGCTCTGGCGCGGAAATGATTTCCGTAATCTCGGTACGGTTGCTTGAACATAAAGGGCAAACAATGGGCATTATGACCTCTGAAAAGCGTCTTGAATTCTATAAAAAAGCTTTCTTGATAATACGTGAAATCCTATGCGGCCAAGGCTGCGAATTTAAGAGATACTGCTTTATCCTTTCGACAACCATTGGATTTTCGGCAACAATGTCTTCAAATTCGGTTATTTCCCCCGCAAGCGTTCTATTGCAATATTTTTGAGTCTTAACACAATGGGCTCCGGTCCCGTCATGACCTATATTTTCCACCAGTGATTTTGTAGGATGTAGACAGAGTCCATCCTTTAAGAAAACACTGAAATACCATTTGATAGCCCAGGTGTGGATCCGACCCTTCAAGTTCAGTTCGACATGATTCCAATAATCATTGTATACGCCGCCCATGTTGAATTCGTTTTTCATCGCAGGTGTAAATTGTCCGACCCGGCTTTTTAGATCGGGGTCGAAATGGTCCCACGCCCGTTTCCAGGTTGCCCATCCCCAGCATGAGGCCGGGCGATAAAAAAAAGTCTGGGGAAAATCTTTGCCTTCAATGGGGTACATATAGCCGGCAATGTGCATCACTTTTTCAATTTTTTTATATTTATTCAAAGCATCGTTCATATAGTTTAGAAAATACGGGGCGGTAACCAGATCATCTTCAAGTACAATGATGCGCTCGAACTTGTTAATAACCTCAGTTACGCCTGGAATAATTGAATCAGCCAAGCCTCGGTTTCTTTCTCTCTCGATGACCTCTGTGGAACGAAAGCCGTCGACGGTTTTCAGATACTTCCGAACCGCCCCCACCCGTAGGTTGTCAGCCTCATTTCGGGGGCCATCTGAATAGACAACCAGATCCGTCTGCTTGGCCAATTTGTTCAAGCGCAGCGCCTTTACTGTCTGTTCGGTATGCCATAAACGATTGTATGTGAAGAGTGCTACCGGTGCAAAAGTCATCTTAATACTCGAAATCGATTTGATTTGGAACCTCTGCTTGAAGACAAGGTGTCCACGAGAGCCCCCAGCTCATAAAAGAAAGGGGCGCCATAATCATACATCCTGGTTTTGAAATGGTTCCTGTCCGGGAAAAGACATTTCAGGCATCGTGTGGCTGTCAGGAATAGGCCCCCCATGTGTGACAGTATCGAACGCCTCTGGTCGAAAATCCTTTG contains these protein-coding regions:
- a CDS encoding class I SAM-dependent methyltransferase; translated protein: MPIVCPLCSSNRTEITEIISAPELISAYKAYLNIDVRQEISVSSRISFAGCKGCGLSFFSPAPTGSGVFYRQLQKYEWYYLDEKEEYDFARKFLKPTDKVLEVGCGKGAFALKVETGDYVGLELSMEAASAGGENGATILTETIEKHAEKHPKEYDVVCFFQVLEHIVNLHGFIESAITCLKPGGLLICSVPSADSFLTEVENGILNMPPHHLTWWSDDTLKKMGDVFGIQLIHLHHELLADIHLEWYASTVASGALKRLFGLKRRLLDKTFGNRIIGIVARGLGKFYSKGLESFNLRPHGHSVTVVFKRKQ